A single window of Oenanthe melanoleuca isolate GR-GAL-2019-014 unplaced genomic scaffold, OMel1.0 S001, whole genome shotgun sequence DNA harbors:
- the LOC130265945 gene encoding olfactory receptor 14J1-like gives MSNSSSISHFLLLPLADTRQLQLLHFCLFLGISLAALLGNGLIISAVACDHHLHTPMFFFLLHLALTDLGCICTTVPKAMHNSLWDTKTISYSGCVAQLLTFAFFISAELSLLTVMCYDRYVSICKPLHYGTLLGSRACAHMAAAAWASGFLTALLHTANTFSLPLCKGNALGQFFCEIPHILKLSCSHSYLRKFGVSAFTTSLALGSFVFIVFSYVQIFRAVLRIPSEQGLNKAFSTCLPQLAVVSLFISTAIFSYLKPSSISSSSLDLSLSVLYSVVPPALNPLIYSLRNQELKGAPKKLMTLYFQKH, from the coding sequence atgtccaacagcagctccatcagccacttcctcctgctgccattggcagacacgcggcagctgcagctcctgcacttctgcctcttcctgggcatctccctggctgccctcctgggcaacggcctcatcatcagcgccgtagcctgcgaccaccacctgcacacccccatgttcttcttcctgctccacctggccctcactgacctgggctgcatctgcaccacagtgcccaaagccatgcacaattccctctgggacaccaagaccatctcctactcaggatgtgTTGCACAACTCttgacttttgcttttttcatttcagcagaatTATCCCTCCTGACTGtgatgtgctacgaccgctacgtgtccatctgcaaacccctgcactacgggaccctcctgggcagcagagcttgtgcccacatggcagcagctgcctgggccagtggctttctcactgctctgctgcacacagccaatacattttccctgcctctgTGCAAGGGAAATGCCCTaggccagttcttctgtgaaatcccacacatcctcaagctctcctgctcacactcctacctcaggaaatttggggtttctgCTTTTACTACTTCCTTAGCACTTGGCTCTTTTGtattcattgttttctcctatgtgcagatcttcagggccgtgctgaggatcccctctgagcagggactgaACAAAGCCTTTTCAACCTGCCTACCTCAActggctgtggtctccctgtttatcagcactgcaatattttcctACCTGAAgccctcctccatctcctcctcatccctggatctgtccctgtcagttctgtactcagtggtgcctccagccctgaatcccctcatctacagcctgaggaaccaggagctcaaaggAGCTCCGAAAAAATTGATGACTCtctattttcagaagcattaa